The following coding sequences lie in one Metallumcola ferriviriculae genomic window:
- a CDS encoding MFS transporter translates to MGKRSLGLKVQWVMVLVITLSQVAVAIGNQVVYPLTPQIKEYLHLSTNQIGYFTAASYGGGIGILWFSGWITDKIGVKKVLIAAQMLVGISIICAAFSGTFVSILIFLALAGVGYGTVTPAGTKAVQSWFLNEKNQATAMGLKQTGVPLGGIIAAYLLPVLTLWTGNWRQSLAISGILILSLSFVMYWYQENEQDDVPDSSVKTLELNKKTITRKVVILSLFAMVMGAAQFAVIGYLTLYLHETIGLDSVNAARFLGISLIGGVIGRMEWAVVSDFLFKNKQEKVLILLSLLSAGSFFSLNLFDYFKPGTLVLAAVSLVLGIINIGWNAVFLNAVAKEGGSSKAGSVVGFSMTICYIGIITGPILFGHIVEWNQNYTVAWNVQGAVSLLMGSILFFENYHSRLVSLIGVIWCQAPISDTNK, encoded by the coding sequence TTGGGAAAAAGATCATTAGGGTTAAAGGTCCAATGGGTTATGGTGCTTGTTATTACATTGTCCCAAGTAGCCGTGGCAATTGGCAACCAAGTGGTTTACCCTCTGACCCCTCAAATCAAGGAATACCTGCATCTTTCCACAAATCAGATTGGTTACTTTACCGCCGCAAGCTATGGGGGCGGGATCGGTATACTTTGGTTTTCGGGATGGATTACTGATAAGATTGGTGTCAAAAAAGTTCTTATCGCAGCTCAAATGTTAGTGGGAATTTCAATCATTTGTGCTGCATTTTCCGGCACTTTTGTGTCCATACTAATTTTTCTAGCTTTAGCAGGGGTGGGCTATGGAACAGTTACCCCTGCTGGTACCAAAGCAGTACAGTCATGGTTTTTAAATGAAAAAAACCAAGCAACAGCCATGGGACTAAAACAGACAGGGGTCCCTTTAGGCGGTATTATCGCCGCTTACCTATTACCGGTTTTAACATTATGGACCGGTAACTGGCGACAATCCTTGGCGATTAGCGGTATACTGATTCTTAGTTTAAGTTTCGTGATGTATTGGTATCAGGAAAATGAGCAGGATGATGTCCCGGATTCTTCAGTTAAGACATTGGAATTGAATAAAAAAACTATTACGCGAAAAGTTGTCATCCTCTCACTCTTTGCCATGGTTATGGGAGCGGCACAATTTGCGGTAATAGGTTATTTAACCTTATATTTACACGAAACCATTGGCCTAGACTCAGTCAATGCCGCACGTTTCTTGGGTATCAGCCTTATTGGTGGTGTCATTGGCAGGATGGAATGGGCTGTGGTAAGTGATTTTCTATTTAAAAACAAGCAGGAAAAAGTACTAATATTACTTAGTTTATTATCCGCCGGTTCTTTTTTTAGCCTAAATTTATTTGACTATTTTAAACCGGGCACCTTGGTACTAGCTGCAGTTTCTTTAGTGCTAGGAATAATAAATATTGGTTGGAATGCCGTCTTTTTAAACGCAGTGGCCAAGGAAGGCGGTTCAAGCAAAGCAGGTTCCGTGGTAGGTTTTAGTATGACCATCTGTTACATTGGCATCATTACTGGTCCGATACTATTTGGCCATATTGTGGAATGGAATCAAAATTATACAGTCGCATGGAACGTGCAGGGCGCCGTTTCCTTGCTAATGGGAAGTATTTTATTTTTTGAGAACTATCATAGCCGGTTGGTGTCACTTATTGGTGTCATATGGTGTCAGGCACCAATAAGTGACACCAATAAGTGA
- a CDS encoding ABC transporter substrate-binding protein codes for MRKLLFLGLTLLLIVALTGVVGCSSDTQPQQSNNEGEQKQEQNEQAEIKVLTVAIPTELESLDPAMHRDRVTETVIRNMFDGLVTRTTDMEIVPEIAESYEQVTPTEWVFKIREGITFHNGEKLTAEDVAFTFNRIITEGAVDGKSSPRKGLLGTLERVEQLDEYTVKFVLTESWPIFLGMLPFQEIVPKDYIEEKGSDYFAKNPVGAGPFKFVEGTLNEQVIMERYDGYWGGSQDIAPVGNAQVDTVIFKIIPEVSSRIAALQAGDVQIVQEIPPDLVEQLQADPDIEVKMADSTRERFIEINVNKPPFDDVRVRQAMNYAIDYESIVTHILGGNGEALKGPYMPKGFGYNDKLPGYGYNPEKAKELLKEAGYENGFDVVIDAKADEKTATEAVASQLREVGINASVRVWEWGVFKEKIAEGQRLMIANNWGNGSLDPAGILEPKLRTGGRGNYSFYSNARVDELIEKTMSETDSAKRAAYWQEIQEIVYEDAPMVFGYITKELYAQRANVTNWEPSPDGRINLHDVGLK; via the coding sequence ATGAGAAAGCTGCTGTTTTTAGGGTTGACGCTGCTTTTGATAGTTGCTCTGACTGGTGTTGTCGGTTGTTCATCAGATACCCAACCCCAACAGTCCAACAATGAAGGGGAGCAAAAACAAGAACAGAACGAACAGGCTGAAATCAAAGTACTTACGGTGGCTATTCCCACCGAACTGGAATCATTGGACCCGGCAATGCATCGGGACAGGGTTACGGAAACGGTTATTCGCAACATGTTTGACGGTTTGGTGACCAGAACCACGGATATGGAAATTGTGCCTGAGATTGCAGAATCTTACGAACAGGTAACCCCCACCGAGTGGGTATTTAAAATTCGCGAGGGCATTACTTTCCATAATGGTGAAAAGTTGACTGCTGAAGATGTGGCCTTTACCTTTAACCGCATTATTACCGAAGGAGCGGTTGACGGTAAATCATCTCCCCGTAAGGGATTATTGGGAACATTGGAAAGAGTGGAACAGCTGGATGAATATACCGTAAAGTTTGTTTTGACAGAGTCCTGGCCCATATTTTTAGGTATGCTGCCTTTCCAGGAGATCGTGCCTAAAGATTATATTGAAGAAAAGGGCTCCGATTACTTCGCCAAAAATCCCGTAGGTGCCGGCCCGTTTAAGTTCGTGGAAGGCACCCTTAATGAGCAGGTTATTATGGAAAGATATGATGGCTACTGGGGTGGGTCCCAGGATATAGCGCCGGTGGGTAACGCCCAGGTGGATACGGTAATCTTTAAAATAATCCCCGAGGTATCCTCCAGGATTGCCGCTTTGCAGGCCGGAGACGTGCAGATAGTCCAGGAAATACCGCCTGATTTGGTGGAACAGCTGCAGGCTGATCCCGATATAGAGGTTAAAATGGCTGACAGTACCAGGGAAAGATTTATCGAAATCAACGTGAACAAGCCGCCCTTTGACGATGTCAGAGTGAGACAGGCAATGAATTATGCCATTGACTATGAAAGTATCGTAACACATATCTTAGGCGGCAACGGTGAGGCTTTAAAGGGGCCGTATATGCCCAAAGGCTTTGGATATAACGACAAACTGCCCGGTTATGGCTATAACCCAGAAAAAGCAAAGGAACTGCTGAAAGAGGCCGGGTATGAAAATGGGTTTGACGTGGTGATAGATGCCAAGGCAGACGAAAAGACAGCCACCGAAGCAGTGGCCAGTCAGCTGCGCGAGGTTGGCATTAATGCCTCAGTGCGTGTGTGGGAGTGGGGCGTCTTTAAGGAAAAGATTGCTGAAGGCCAGCGGCTGATGATTGCCAACAACTGGGGTAACGGCAGCCTTGATCCCGCAGGCATACTTGAACCTAAGCTGAGGACCGGCGGCAGAGGTAACTACTCATTCTATAGCAACGCCAGGGTAGACGAACTCATTGAAAAAACCATGTCAGAAACCGACTCGGCGAAACGGGCAGCCTACTGGCAGGAAATACAGGAAATTGTCTATGAAGACGCTCCCATGGTATTTGGTTATATTACCAAAGAGCTCTACGCCCAAAGGGCCAACGTGACCAATTGGGAACCCAGCCCCGACGGCAGAATCAATCTTCATGATGTGGGTTTGAAGTAA
- the sucD gene encoding succinate--CoA ligase subunit alpha has translation MSILVDKSSRVVVQGVTGKEGSFHTRSMREYGTHVVAGVSPGKGGTSFEGIPVFNSLASAVANTGADTSIIFVPPAFAADSIYEAIEDQLKVTVCVTDGIPIQEMMLIKQKLKESNTVLIGSNCPGLITPGEAKLGIMPSHIFKKGPIGVASRSGSLSYEVVFGLTERGIGQSTVVGVGGDGVKGTNFTDLLPMFEADPETEVIVLIGEIGGADEEQAAQYIKSKITKPVVSYIIGASAPSGKKMGHAGTIITHGKGTYQSKIHALQEAGVHLARTPLEVAEIVEEISKGKQLKSQAN, from the coding sequence ATGAGTATATTAGTTGACAAATCCAGCCGGGTAGTGGTGCAGGGGGTTACCGGCAAAGAGGGCTCCTTTCATACTAGATCAATGAGGGAATATGGCACACATGTTGTTGCCGGAGTTTCACCCGGAAAGGGCGGTACTAGCTTTGAAGGCATTCCAGTGTTCAATTCCCTGGCCAGTGCGGTGGCAAATACCGGTGCGGATACGTCCATTATCTTTGTACCGCCGGCCTTTGCCGCCGACAGTATTTATGAAGCAATTGAAGATCAGTTAAAAGTAACTGTCTGTGTCACCGATGGTATTCCGATTCAAGAAATGATGTTAATTAAGCAAAAACTTAAGGAAAGCAATACGGTTCTCATTGGCTCCAACTGTCCGGGGCTTATTACTCCCGGGGAGGCAAAACTAGGAATTATGCCATCCCATATTTTCAAGAAAGGCCCTATCGGAGTGGCTTCGAGAAGCGGGTCGCTTTCCTATGAGGTCGTCTTTGGTTTGACCGAGAGGGGTATCGGGCAGTCAACAGTGGTCGGCGTTGGCGGAGATGGCGTCAAAGGCACTAATTTTACGGATTTGCTGCCAATGTTTGAAGCTGACCCGGAAACAGAGGTAATAGTGTTGATAGGTGAGATCGGTGGCGCTGATGAAGAACAGGCTGCCCAATATATTAAATCAAAGATTACCAAGCCGGTAGTTTCCTATATTATAGGTGCCTCCGCACCAAGTGGTAAAAAGATGGGGCACGCAGGCACTATAATTACCCATGGTAAAGGCACTTATCAATCCAAAATTCATGCCCTCCAAGAGGCGGGAGTACACTTAGCCCGCACCCCCTTGGAAGTAGCGGAAATAGTAGAGGAGATAAGCAAAGGTAAGCAGCTAAAGTCACAGGCAAACTAA